In Haloplanus rubicundus, one DNA window encodes the following:
- a CDS encoding mechanosensitive ion channel family protein encodes MDMGPVALAGASPPTGIEALLRWLWSFRTARVLVAVLVVALGVVLSKFLVRLLGRPVARRFDRQSVAQTVLGIIRVSTVIVATFAAGSIVGLGIGDIVLSVTVFSAVLGIVLAPIVGSIINGVFVLADNPYEIGDMIELEDGRRGFVDDITLRYTKIFTLENTFLVVPNSAMRERDVTNFSAEDERTRLSLPLLVTYEGDLEAARNIMERAARNCDGVIEGGPDIRIGSARYPAKPTCLIDAYADSGVRLSLRYWVRTPYKIPRIESTVRERIWTALEDADVEIAYPHQHLLFDEHSGTARVAVGDGIEPPSAPEDSGVTTRESIESDEDVGIDAADDGGGE; translated from the coding sequence ATGGACATGGGACCGGTCGCACTGGCAGGGGCGAGTCCACCGACCGGAATCGAGGCGCTGTTGCGGTGGCTGTGGAGTTTCCGAACGGCTCGGGTACTGGTCGCGGTGCTCGTCGTCGCCCTCGGGGTCGTCCTCTCGAAGTTCCTCGTGCGCCTGCTCGGACGCCCGGTCGCCCGCCGGTTCGACCGACAGAGCGTCGCGCAGACGGTGCTCGGCATCATCCGCGTCTCGACGGTGATCGTCGCCACGTTCGCCGCCGGGAGCATCGTCGGCCTCGGCATCGGCGACATCGTCCTCTCGGTGACCGTCTTCTCGGCCGTTCTCGGTATCGTCCTCGCCCCCATCGTCGGGAGCATCATCAACGGCGTGTTCGTCCTCGCGGACAACCCCTACGAGATCGGTGACATGATCGAACTGGAGGACGGCCGCCGGGGCTTCGTCGACGACATCACCCTCCGCTACACGAAGATATTCACGCTGGAGAACACCTTCCTCGTCGTCCCCAACTCCGCGATGCGCGAACGGGACGTGACCAACTTCTCGGCCGAGGACGAACGGACGCGGCTCTCCCTCCCGTTGCTCGTCACCTACGAGGGCGATCTGGAGGCGGCACGAAACATCATGGAGCGGGCCGCCCGCAACTGCGACGGGGTGATCGAGGGCGGGCCGGACATCCGCATCGGGAGCGCCCGCTACCCCGCGAAGCCGACCTGTCTGATCGACGCGTACGCAGACAGCGGCGTCCGGTTGAGCCTCCGCTACTGGGTGCGCACCCCCTACAAGATCCCGCGGATCGAGTCGACCGTTCGCGAGCGTATCTGGACGGCCCTCGAGGACGCGGACGTGGAGATCGCCTACCCTCACCAGCACCTGCTGTTCGACGAACACAGCGGGACCGCGCGCGTCGCCGTCGGGGACGGGATCGAACCGCCGAGCGCGCCCGAGGACAGCGGCGTCACGACGCGGGAGTCGATAGAGAGCGACGAGGACGTGGGGATCGACGCGGCCGACGACGGTGGTGGGGAGTGA
- a CDS encoding universal stress protein, translating into MPLVVVPVRYPLSRHSQATLAEAVRIAEERDADLTVLHVDLYQEGREVTRTELKRAVEAEFGRIDRARYVIRRGFLVEETILDEVAAENADVVVIGSKQVSRWRRTFSRFLDDPDIDRFLREKLDCDVVTVSA; encoded by the coding sequence ATGCCCCTGGTGGTCGTCCCGGTTCGCTACCCGCTCAGTAGACACTCCCAGGCGACGCTCGCCGAGGCCGTTCGGATCGCCGAGGAGCGCGACGCCGACCTGACGGTCCTCCACGTCGACCTCTACCAGGAGGGCCGCGAGGTGACGCGAACCGAACTCAAGCGGGCGGTCGAGGCGGAGTTCGGTCGGATCGACCGCGCGCGCTACGTCATCCGCCGGGGCTTTCTCGTCGAGGAGACCATCCTCGACGAGGTGGCCGCGGAGAACGCCGACGTGGTGGTCATCGGCTCGAAGCAGGTCAGCCGGTGGCGACGCACCTTCAGTCGCTTCCTCGACGACCCCGACATCGACCGCTTCCTGCGGGAGAAACTCGACTGTGACGTGGTGACCGTCAGCGCGTAG
- a CDS encoding dodecin, whose amino-acid sequence MVFKKITLIGTSPESFDKAADDAIDRAEETLDNVKWIEVDELGVEIASVENREYQAEVTVAFELEG is encoded by the coding sequence ATGGTCTTCAAGAAGATCACCCTAATCGGGACGAGTCCGGAGAGTTTCGATAAGGCAGCCGACGACGCCATCGACCGCGCCGAAGAGACACTGGACAACGTGAAGTGGATCGAAGTCGACGAACTGGGCGTCGAGATAGCGAGCGTCGAGAACCGGGAGTACCAGGCCGAGGTCACCGTGGCGTTCGAACTCGAGGGTTGA
- a CDS encoding DUF7344 domain-containing protein: protein MGPQLTSPSTSDLSRDDLFSMLRNERRREVIHYLRTHEGPVDLRDLSEYIAAIENDCEPAAVTYKQRKRVQTALYQMHLPKLAEQNIISYDRRAGRVELAAGAENCLPYLAADTDRKRRRWWRWYLLVAAVVAVPVGLATLGVRPFTSVSGLGYAAVACAAFVAISILQVTQERGRDA from the coding sequence ATGGGACCGCAACTCACCAGCCCCAGTACGAGCGATCTGTCGCGGGACGACCTGTTCTCGATGCTGCGCAACGAGCGGCGCCGCGAGGTGATTCACTACCTCCGTACCCACGAGGGGCCGGTCGACCTCCGCGACCTGAGTGAGTACATCGCCGCAATCGAAAACGACTGTGAGCCGGCGGCGGTGACGTACAAACAGCGCAAGCGGGTGCAGACGGCGCTCTATCAGATGCACCTCCCCAAACTCGCCGAACAGAACATCATCTCGTACGACCGTCGGGCGGGTCGGGTCGAACTCGCGGCGGGGGCGGAGAACTGCCTCCCCTATCTCGCCGCCGACACGGACCGGAAACGTCGTCGATGGTGGCGGTGGTATCTCCTCGTCGCCGCAGTCGTCGCCGTGCCGGTCGGGCTGGCGACACTCGGCGTCCGGCCGTTCACGTCGGTGTCCGGACTCGGCTACGCGGCCGTCGCGTGCGCGGCGTTCGTCGCTATCTCGATTCTCCAGGTGACGCAGGAACGTGGTCGGGACGCCTGA
- a CDS encoding YegP family protein: MASATFQLIETPEGFRWRLRTDDGAVVATSDGVYDTEHAAARDVQRLKRVAPDAGVESVDAA; this comes from the coding sequence ATGGCTTCCGCGACGTTCCAGCTGATCGAAACGCCGGAGGGGTTTCGGTGGCGCCTCCGAACCGACGACGGTGCCGTCGTGGCGACGAGCGACGGCGTCTACGACACCGAACACGCCGCGGCGCGCGACGTACAGCGGCTCAAGCGCGTCGCCCCCGACGCGGGCGTCGAGTCGGTCGACGCCGCGTGA
- a CDS encoding SDR family oxidoreductase has translation MSLDDSATIVTGASSGIGEATAHEFASRGARVALAARSEDRLAEIAADLETEYGTETLVVPTDVRDEAAVEGLIDTVAAEWDGLDVLVNNAGLGRGGDVADLSTEDYRAMMDTNVDGVFFATRAALPHLAASDGNLIFVGSFAGQYPRPGNPVYSATKWWVRGFAHGVEGQSGPDGVGVTVVNPTEVRTEFGGDDGDSFAERFEPGEVSEPEEIADAIGFAAAQDHSTVHEIDVYRRDKFEGW, from the coding sequence ATGAGTCTCGACGACAGCGCGACTATCGTCACGGGTGCGAGTTCCGGCATCGGGGAAGCGACCGCACACGAGTTCGCGAGCCGAGGGGCGCGGGTCGCCCTCGCCGCGCGGAGCGAGGACCGACTGGCCGAGATCGCGGCCGATCTGGAGACGGAGTACGGCACGGAGACGCTGGTGGTGCCGACGGACGTCCGCGACGAGGCGGCCGTCGAGGGCCTGATCGACACCGTCGCGGCGGAGTGGGACGGCCTCGACGTCCTCGTCAACAACGCCGGACTGGGCCGCGGCGGCGACGTGGCCGACCTGTCGACGGAGGACTACCGAGCGATGATGGACACGAACGTCGACGGCGTCTTCTTCGCGACGCGGGCGGCCCTGCCCCACCTCGCGGCGTCGGACGGCAACCTGATCTTCGTCGGGAGTTTCGCGGGGCAGTACCCCCGCCCCGGCAACCCCGTCTACTCGGCGACGAAGTGGTGGGTTCGGGGGTTCGCCCACGGGGTCGAGGGGCAGTCCGGACCGGACGGCGTCGGCGTCACCGTCGTCAACCCGACGGAGGTGCGGACGGAGTTCGGCGGCGACGACGGTGACTCCTTCGCCGAGCGCTTCGAGCCGGGCGAGGTGAGCGAACCCGAGGAGATCGCGGACGCCATCGGTTTCGCCGCCGCACAGGACCACTCGACGGTCCACGAGATCGACGTGTACCGACGCGACAAATTCGAGGGGTGGTAG
- a CDS encoding DUF7563 family protein, producing MPTCTYCGAHVSQRFVTVFGDGRGDVRACPNCTAKDRIVKEMHARAESD from the coding sequence ATGCCGACCTGTACGTACTGTGGCGCGCACGTCTCACAGCGGTTCGTGACCGTCTTCGGTGACGGTCGCGGAGACGTCCGGGCCTGTCCCAACTGCACGGCCAAGGATCGTATCGTCAAGGAAATGCACGCTCGCGCGGAGTCGGACTGA
- the sufB gene encoding Fe-S cluster assembly protein SufB — MSSDQDHLKETDTEARFEFKKEERSSFQAEKGLTEETIRVISEDKGEPEWMLKRRLRALEQFQEMPMPTDWPGQPDLSEVDVNEIIPYIRPDVETRESVDDWTDLPDDIKDTFDKLGIPEAEKNALSGVGAQYESEVVYQNMQEQWEEKGVIFCNMDEAVQEHEDLVREHFMTKCVPPSDNKFAALHGAIWSGGSFVYVPEDTTVEMPVQAYFRMNSEGMGQFEHTLIIAEENSEVHYIEGCSAPKYSAFNLHSGGVEVFVGEGAHVQYSTVQNWSKNTYNLNTKRALVEADGRMEWISGSMGSKATMLYPSTVLKGPGASDNHITIAFAGEGQNIDTGAKVYHNAPETKSTIESKSISKDGGRTNYRGLVHIADGAADSSTSVECDALMFDNESTSDTMPYMEINESTVDVAHEATVGKIGDEDVFYLQSRGLDDDDAKQMIVSGFIEPITEELPIEYAVELNRLVELEMEGSLG; from the coding sequence ATGAGTTCGGATCAAGATCACCTCAAAGAGACGGACACCGAGGCCCGCTTCGAGTTCAAGAAGGAGGAGCGCTCCTCCTTCCAGGCCGAGAAGGGTCTCACCGAAGAGACCATCCGCGTCATCTCGGAAGACAAGGGCGAACCCGAGTGGATGCTGAAGCGGCGCCTCCGTGCGCTCGAACAGTTCCAGGAGATGCCGATGCCGACGGACTGGCCCGGCCAGCCCGACCTCTCCGAGGTCGACGTCAACGAGATCATCCCGTACATCCGACCGGACGTCGAGACGCGCGAGAGCGTCGACGACTGGACGGACCTGCCCGACGACATCAAGGACACCTTCGACAAGCTGGGGATTCCGGAAGCCGAGAAGAACGCCCTCTCGGGCGTCGGCGCCCAGTACGAGTCCGAGGTCGTCTACCAGAACATGCAGGAGCAGTGGGAGGAGAAAGGCGTCATCTTCTGTAACATGGACGAGGCCGTGCAGGAGCACGAGGACCTCGTCCGCGAGCACTTCATGACGAAGTGCGTCCCCCCGAGCGACAACAAGTTCGCGGCGCTCCACGGCGCCATCTGGTCGGGCGGCTCGTTCGTCTACGTCCCCGAGGACACGACGGTCGAGATGCCCGTGCAGGCGTACTTCCGCATGAACTCCGAGGGGATGGGCCAGTTCGAGCACACGCTCATCATCGCCGAAGAGAACTCGGAAGTTCACTACATCGAGGGCTGCAGTGCGCCGAAGTATTCGGCGTTCAACCTCCACTCCGGCGGCGTCGAAGTGTTCGTCGGCGAGGGCGCTCACGTGCAGTATTCGACCGTGCAGAACTGGTCGAAAAACACCTACAACCTGAACACGAAGCGAGCGCTCGTCGAGGCCGACGGGCGCATGGAGTGGATTTCGGGGTCGATGGGGTCGAAGGCGACGATGCTGTATCCCTCGACGGTGCTCAAAGGCCCCGGCGCCTCGGACAACCACATCACCATCGCCTTCGCGGGCGAGGGCCAGAACATCGACACCGGGGCGAAGGTGTACCACAACGCGCCGGAGACGAAATCGACCATCGAGTCCAAGTCCATCAGCAAGGACGGCGGCCGCACGAACTACCGCGGGCTGGTCCACATCGCGGACGGCGCGGCGGACTCCTCGACGTCGGTCGAGTGTGACGCGCTGATGTTCGACAACGAATCCACCTCCGACACGATGCCGTACATGGAGATCAACGAGTCGACGGTGGACGTGGCTCACGAGGCGACGGTGGGGAAGATCGGCGACGAGGACGTGTTCTACCTCCAGAGCCGTGGCCTCGACGACGACGACGCCAAGCAGATGATCGTCTCGGGCTTCATCGAGCCGATCACGGAGGAACTGCCCATCGAGTACGCGGTCGAACTCAACCGTCTCGTCGAACTCGAGATGGAGGGGAGTCTCGGCTAG
- a CDS encoding fumarylacetoacetate hydrolase family protein: MRSLARTAAGDPLLGDDDGFVPLDAAYPDVSSVRDALPRATEGLPNVESATADPLSREGITFGPPLADPGKLFGIGLNYADHAADLSEDPPDEPASFFKPGTAATGPGGPIRLPPREQSDRVTAEAELAVVIGRTCRNVAVEDADDVIAGYTPVVDMTAEDVLERNPRFLTRAKSYDTFLVLGPHVAVPGPGVTLDDIEVRTVVNGEVRARNTVANMHFSPRELVAYHSEVMTLEPGDVISTGTPGAHPIEPGDHVRAEVDRIGSVAADVVR, encoded by the coding sequence ATGCGCTCGCTCGCCCGCACCGCAGCCGGCGACCCACTCCTGGGCGACGACGACGGCTTCGTCCCCCTCGACGCGGCGTATCCCGACGTTTCGAGCGTCCGCGACGCGCTCCCGCGAGCGACCGAGGGCCTCCCGAACGTCGAGTCGGCGACGGCCGACCCTCTCTCCCGCGAGGGGATCACCTTCGGCCCGCCGCTCGCCGACCCCGGCAAACTGTTCGGCATCGGCCTCAACTACGCCGACCACGCGGCGGACCTCTCGGAGGACCCGCCCGACGAACCGGCGAGTTTCTTCAAACCGGGAACGGCGGCGACGGGGCCGGGGGGGCCGATCCGCCTGCCGCCGCGTGAGCAGTCCGACCGCGTGACTGCGGAGGCGGAACTCGCCGTCGTGATCGGCCGAACCTGTCGGAACGTCGCCGTCGAGGACGCCGACGACGTGATCGCTGGGTACACGCCCGTCGTCGACATGACCGCCGAGGACGTCCTCGAACGCAACCCCCGATTCCTCACGCGGGCGAAGAGCTACGACACCTTCCTCGTCCTCGGGCCGCACGTCGCGGTCCCCGGGCCGGGCGTGACGCTCGACGACATCGAGGTGCGGACAGTCGTGAACGGCGAGGTGCGGGCGCGAAACACCGTCGCGAACATGCACTTCTCGCCGCGGGAACTCGTCGCCTATCACTCCGAGGTGATGACGCTGGAGCCGGGCGACGTGATATCGACGGGAACGCCCGGCGCCCACCCCATCGAGCCGGGAGATCACGTGCGGGCCGAGGTGGACCGGATCGGGTCGGTGGCGGCGGACGTGGTGCGGTAG
- a CDS encoding AAA family ATPase, which produces MNDGGVELTVRSAEKRDAGRGIARLPEAARKRLGVLSGDAVAIAGERETVAKLWPARAGVPGDAILIDAGTRADAGVAVGDTVRVCRASVADADSITLSAPSGVDADRESVRRELRRAIDGRPLRDGDQVRVDSVAADPFVVVETRPDGAVRSIDGTEVRLIGGGAEGGDGDDRPSTSADPEVGDGTASSTPTPSGDARPATGVTYEDIGGLDDELDLVREMIELPLAEPELFTRLGVDPPKGVLLYGPPGTGKTLIAKAVANEVDATFISVSGPEIVSKYKGDSEERLRAVFERAREEAPSIVFFDEIDSVAPKREDGGGMEDRIVGQLLSLMDGLEARGEVIVIGATNRVDDLDPALRRGGRFDREIEIGVPGVAGRREILDVHTRRVPMTDGVDLDRLASRTHGFVGADLESLVTEAAMSALRRAKREGTPTADIRVTRDDFETAMASVDPSAMREYVSEAPTEGFESVGGLAEAKATLERAVTWPLTYGPLFEAADADPPSGVLLYGPPGTGKTLLARAVAAESEVNFVRVQGPELLDRYVGESEKAVREVFDRARQTAPAIVFFDEIDAVATDRDRAGNEVTERVVSQLLTEFDAVADNPNLIVLAATNRKATLDPALLRAGRLESHVEVPAPDEGARRAILDVHTRAKPLADGVDLDDLAARTAGYSGADLAAVCREAAMLAVRAVADAYPGPEANEHADEVSLSADHFEAALSVVDPSLG; this is translated from the coding sequence ATGAACGACGGCGGGGTCGAACTCACGGTCCGGAGCGCGGAGAAACGGGACGCGGGCCGTGGCATCGCACGGTTGCCGGAGGCCGCCCGAAAGCGTCTCGGCGTGTTGAGCGGCGACGCCGTCGCCATCGCGGGCGAGCGCGAGACGGTGGCGAAACTGTGGCCGGCGCGGGCCGGCGTCCCCGGCGACGCCATCCTGATCGACGCGGGGACGCGGGCCGACGCCGGCGTGGCCGTCGGCGACACCGTCCGGGTGTGCCGGGCGAGCGTCGCCGACGCTGATTCGATCACGCTCTCGGCGCCGTCGGGAGTCGATGCGGACCGCGAATCGGTGCGCCGCGAACTCCGACGGGCCATCGACGGCCGGCCCCTCCGCGACGGCGATCAGGTCCGGGTCGACAGCGTCGCCGCCGACCCCTTCGTGGTCGTGGAGACGCGACCCGACGGCGCCGTCCGGTCGATCGACGGGACCGAGGTGCGACTGATCGGTGGCGGGGCCGAGGGCGGGGACGGGGACGACCGGCCGTCGACGTCGGCCGACCCAGAGGTGGGGGACGGGACGGCCTCGTCCACCCCCACGCCGAGCGGCGACGCCCGCCCCGCGACGGGCGTCACCTACGAGGACATCGGCGGCCTCGACGACGAACTCGACCTCGTGCGGGAGATGATCGAACTCCCGCTTGCGGAGCCGGAGCTGTTCACCCGCCTCGGCGTCGACCCGCCGAAGGGCGTCCTGCTCTACGGCCCGCCGGGGACGGGCAAGACGCTGATCGCCAAGGCGGTGGCCAACGAGGTGGACGCCACCTTCATCTCCGTCTCCGGCCCGGAAATCGTCTCCAAGTACAAGGGCGACAGCGAGGAGCGCCTGCGCGCGGTGTTCGAGCGCGCCCGTGAGGAGGCACCGAGCATCGTCTTCTTCGACGAGATCGACTCCGTCGCGCCGAAACGCGAGGACGGCGGCGGGATGGAGGACCGAATCGTCGGACAGCTCCTCTCGCTGATGGACGGACTGGAGGCGCGGGGCGAGGTGATCGTCATCGGCGCGACCAACCGCGTCGACGACCTCGATCCCGCGCTCCGCCGCGGCGGGCGCTTCGACCGCGAGATCGAGATCGGCGTCCCCGGCGTCGCCGGCCGCCGCGAGATTCTCGACGTCCACACCCGGCGCGTCCCGATGACCGACGGCGTGGACCTCGACCGCCTCGCCTCCCGCACCCACGGCTTCGTCGGCGCCGACCTCGAATCGCTGGTGACCGAGGCCGCGATGTCGGCGCTCCGCCGCGCCAAACGCGAGGGGACGCCGACGGCCGACATCCGGGTGACTCGCGACGACTTCGAGACGGCGATGGCGAGCGTCGACCCCAGCGCCATGCGCGAGTACGTCTCCGAGGCACCGACGGAGGGGTTCGAGTCCGTCGGCGGCCTGGCGGAGGCGAAGGCCACCCTCGAACGAGCCGTGACGTGGCCGCTCACCTACGGCCCGCTGTTCGAGGCGGCGGACGCCGACCCGCCCTCCGGCGTCCTGCTCTACGGCCCGCCGGGGACCGGGAAGACCCTCCTCGCCCGCGCCGTCGCCGCCGAGAGCGAGGTAAACTTCGTCCGCGTGCAGGGTCCCGAACTGCTGGATCGCTACGTCGGCGAGAGCGAGAAGGCGGTCCGGGAGGTGTTCGACCGCGCCCGCCAGACCGCGCCGGCCATCGTCTTCTTCGACGAAATCGACGCCGTGGCGACCGACCGTGACCGCGCCGGCAACGAGGTGACCGAGCGCGTCGTCTCCCAACTCCTGACGGAGTTCGACGCCGTCGCGGACAACCCCAACCTGATCGTCCTCGCGGCGACGAACCGGAAAGCGACCCTCGACCCGGCGCTCCTCCGTGCGGGGCGGCTCGAATCGCACGTCGAGGTGCCGGCGCCCGACGAGGGCGCGCGCCGCGCCATCCTCGATGTCCACACCCGCGCCAAACCCCTCGCCGACGGCGTCGACCTCGACGACCTGGCGGCGCGGACGGCGGGCTACTCCGGTGCCGACCTCGCGGCCGTCTGCCGGGAGGCCGCCATGCTCGCGGTGCGGGCGGTGGCCGACGCCTACCCCGGTCCGGAGGCGAACGAGCACGCCGACGAGGTGTCGCTCTCGGCCGATCACTTCGAAGCGGCGCTCTCAGTCGTCGACCCGTCGCTTGGGTAG
- a CDS encoding ArsR/SmtB family transcription factor: MEAEETDATTAVFRLLADEYSRRILLAADREPRTAKDLGDICDASLATVYRRVSTLQEHGLLRQHSTVGSDGAHRCQFETTLEELHVTVSDGELALSVETHDELADTVTSPATNVRDSR; this comes from the coding sequence ATGGAGGCCGAAGAGACCGACGCGACGACAGCTGTCTTCCGACTCCTCGCGGACGAGTACTCGCGACGGATCCTCCTCGCCGCGGATCGGGAGCCACGGACGGCGAAGGACCTCGGCGACATCTGCGACGCCTCGCTCGCGACAGTCTACCGGCGTGTCTCGACGCTTCAAGAACACGGCCTCCTCCGACAACACTCGACCGTCGGATCGGACGGGGCGCATCGGTGCCAGTTCGAGACGACGCTCGAAGAACTCCACGTCACGGTGTCCGACGGGGAGCTCGCGCTGTCGGTCGAGACACACGACGAGTTGGCGGACACCGTCACGTCGCCGGCGACGAACGTCCGGGACAGCCGATGA
- a CDS encoding YqjF family protein, translated as MRRSLLSMRWTDILFAHWSVDPGVVAATLPEGLDVDTHDGDAYLGVVGFRMESIRPRGLPRSLGLSFPELNLRTYVRGSEGGGVYFYNLDADDRIGVSLARGLFRLPYYRAAMQVEDRVDGVRFRSRRTHRRASPARFDATYRPTGETDPVAPGSLDAFLTERYRFYTESDGGRLYRGEIDHPPWPLSDAALTIRENTLFAANGFDRPGGEPHVRYSPGIDVTAGRIRRS; from the coding sequence ATGCGCCGTTCGCTCCTGTCGATGCGCTGGACGGACATCCTCTTCGCCCACTGGTCGGTCGACCCCGGCGTCGTCGCGGCGACGCTCCCCGAGGGTCTCGACGTGGACACCCACGACGGCGACGCCTACCTCGGCGTCGTGGGCTTTCGGATGGAGTCGATCCGTCCCCGGGGCCTGCCGCGCTCGCTCGGACTCTCCTTCCCCGAACTGAACCTGCGGACGTACGTCCGCGGATCGGAGGGCGGCGGCGTCTACTTCTACAACCTCGACGCCGACGACCGGATCGGGGTGTCGCTGGCCCGCGGGCTGTTCCGGCTCCCCTACTACCGGGCGGCGATGCAGGTCGAAGACCGGGTGGACGGCGTTCGGTTCCGGAGTCGGCGCACCCACCGCAGGGCGTCGCCGGCGCGGTTCGACGCGACGTACCGACCGACGGGTGAGACCGACCCGGTCGCTCCGGGGTCGCTCGACGCCTTCCTCACCGAGCGCTACCGCTTCTACACCGAGAGCGACGGCGGCCGGCTCTACCGGGGTGAGATCGATCACCCGCCGTGGCCGCTGAGCGACGCGGCGCTCACGATCCGTGAGAACACGCTCTTCGCGGCGAACGGCTTCGACCGCCCGGGAGGCGAGCCGCACGTGCGGTACAGTCCGGGCATCGACGTGACGGCGGGGCGGATTCGGCGTAGCTAG